The DNA window TTAGAATCTCTGGCTCTCGTTTTGGGGCCAGGTTTTTGCCTCTAGGGAAAAATAGCTAGAGACCTGTTTCCGATGGACCAACGTTGGCAAAATCTTATGAGTTTACCACCTGCCGATACACCCCTGTACAACCATCCCTTACCGGATATTGAAACCTGGCTGCGGGAGTTGGGATGCCAGCAAGACGAGAATCAACTGCATTGCTGGTATTTAGAACGTCCGGAATGGAAAGCCGAACTGGCCCTGGAGATCGATCAAATCGCCGTCCGCTATCTGAAAGCTGGCGACGGCGCGCGCGACGTTCGACGCACCTTTAAATATTCCCTGTCTCGTCAGGACATAGAAGAAGCCGTCTTTGCCGGTCCCTAGACCTTGCCAAAACGACGGTGGCGTTGTTGGTAGTTGTAAATGGCCCGATAAAACTCTTGGCGGTTGAAGTCGGGCCATAACGTATCCGTGACGTAAATTTCCGTATAGGCCAGCTGCCACAGCAAAAAATTGCTCAGGCGCATTTCACCACTGGTGCGGATAAACAAATCCGGGTCTTCCAGATTGGACGTATAAAGGTGGCGAGAAAATAGATTCTCGTCAATTTCTTCCGGTTGGATCTGTCCGTGCTGTACCTGCCGGGCAAGGGCACGGCAAGCCTGTAAAATTTCCTGACGTCCGCCGTAATTGGTAGCAACGTTGAATCGAATCCCCCGGTTGTCGCGGGTGGCGGCCATGGCTCGGTCGATTTCCTCCTGCAGCGATCGCGGCAGCGCCTGCAAATTGCCCACAAACTGGATGCGCACATCTTCTGCAACCATCTCATCCAATTCGCGCCGCAGCACCCGCTCGAACAAGGTCATTAAAAATTCCACCTCCGAGAGGGGACGCTTCCAGTTTTCCGTGGAAAAAGCATACACCGTCAAGGCTTGAATGCCCCAATCCCGACAGCAGCGCAACAGATCTTTTAACACATCGACGCCGTGCTGGTGCCCCACAATTCTGGGCAATCCCTGGTTGCGTGCCCAGCGTCCGTTCCCATCCATAATTACCGCCACATGTTGGGGCAGTTTTTCCCGGTCCAAATCGGCAGGTAGCTCGTGTAACACAGTTGGCTTAGCAGTCATTTTTTCTCCCGAGAAGCCGATGAACGTAGACGTAGCAAGCGAGACCCTAGTGCCTTACCGCGCGCGGTAAGTTGAAGTCCTAAGCTGCGTAAATTGCGTAAATTGGGTGCCACGGCTTCGCGGTTCGCAGATGGTGAGAATCGTTCCTTTAAGATATCCCTCAACTTACTGCTGGTCAGGGGGCGGTTTAGGCGACCTCGCTCGGCTACCGATATCGATCCAGTCTCTTCCGAGACTACCACACACAAGCAGTTATCGACCCGTTCGGTAATACCCATGGCCGCGCGATGGCGCGTTCCCAACCGCCGGCTGGTGGCCCGTTCGGAAATGGGCAAAATGACCCCCGCCGCAGCAATCCGGGCTTCCCGAATTAAGACCGCCCCATCGTGCAAAAGGGTTGTGGTTTGAAACAGGCTTTGCAACAATTCCTTAGAAATTTCGGCGTTGATTTTGACCCCTGGAACAGAAAAATCCCGCTCGTCGAGGGGGTCCCCCGTTTCGAGAATCAGCAAAGCCCCAGTACGATTTTGTGAGAGTTCTTTGATCGCTTCGACAATTTCGTCAATGACGCTATTGACTTTGGGAACTGGTGCGGAAGATTGAAAAAGTTGGAGAACCTTGCCCTGTCCCAGCTGTTCGAGAAACCGGCGAAATTCCGATTGCAACAGCACGGCCATGGCCACCGCCGCGCCAGTGACGAGTTTTTCCAAGACGAAACTCATCAAAACCAATTGCAACTGCGTGCATAATATCCAGAAAAACACCAGGATAATAAAGCCGCGCACCATCCATAAGGTTCGACGCTCGCCGATAATGGCCAGCATCAGATAGCTCAGGGCAAACACCAAAAAAAGATCGATGGGGTGTTGCAGCCACTGTTGCCAAAATTCCCAGATGGAGGACGGTTCGATAATGCTCGCCGCCAGCAGCAAATATTGGTTCGGTATTCCATAAGGCGTCCATAGCGTCCCAAAATATCCCATTGGTATGGCGTGAACCTGGTGCTGTGATTTAGCTACTCATCGCGACGTGGGCAGGTGGGTGGGAACCAGCGATCGCTGCCCGTTTAGCAAGCCAAACCGGTGAAATCGCGATCGCTAGTCCCCGAAGCACCAACCCAGGGGAGACTTCCTTATTGGGAAGGGGCAATCAACCGCTGGGGCAACCGATCCTGGCGCAGCAAATCTTGATAGGTTTCCCGCTGCAAAATCGTGTTGGCTTCGCCATTGTTGACCAGTACCGCTGCCGGTCGGGGAATGCGGTTGTAGTTGGAAGCCATGCTGTAATTGTAGGCACCCGTACCCATGACGACGAGGACATCTCCAGGTTCGCTGGCCGGCAGGCGAGCATCGGCGATGAGAATATCTCCGGATTCGCAGTGTTTGCCGGCAATGGTCACGGTTTCGTTCGCAGGTACTGACATGCGATTGGCGATCGCGGCGCGGTATTCGGAACCGTAGGTAATCGGACGGGCGTTGTCCGACATGCCTCCATCCACGGCGATGTACTTGCGAATGCCGGGGACTTCTTTGGAAGACCCCACGGTATAGGCGGTGACGCAAGTGGTGCCAATGAGCGATCGCCCGGGTTCGCACAAAAGTTTGGGCAGGTCGATGTTGGCTTCGCGACAAGCATTCTGAATGCCTTCGCAAACTACCTGCACCCACTGTTGGATTTTGGGAGGATGTTCCGCTTCCGTATGGCAAATGCCCAAACCACCACCAACGTTAATTTCGCTGACTGGCAATCCCGCCTGTTGGGCTTTTTGGTACCACTGTACCAGAATCTTGGTTAGGTCCTGGTGGGGTTGCAGTTCAAAGATTTGGGAACCAATATGGGCATGGAAACCAACGCACCGCAGCTGTGGCGCTTCTTGTAATGCCTGCAACACGCCATCGAGGCTATCCGGATCGAAGCCAAATTTACTATCGATGTGACCGGTGCGAATGTACTCGTGGGTGTGGCATTCAATGCCCGGGGTGAATCGCAACATGACGGGCACGTTTTCGCGATCGCGGGCTAGCTCTTGCAAGGTGCGCAACTCCCACCAGTTATCCACCACAATGGTGCAACCTACTTCAATGGCGTATTCCAGTTCCAGTTGGGATTTGTTGTTGCCGTGCAGGTAGATTTTTTCCGGGACCATGCCAGCTTGAACGGCGGTGTGCAGTTCGCCGGCACTGACCACATCCATACCCAACCCTTCGCTGGCTACGATCGTGGCGATCGCCAAACAGCTCCAGGCTTTGGAGGCATATAAAATCTGGAATGGACCCTCATAGTGTTGTTGGAAGGTTTGGTAGTACTGACGGCAAGCCGTTCGCAAGGACGTTTCGTCGAGAATAAATAAAGGCGAACCGAATTGTGCTACTAGGGTAGCTACATCGCAGCCGCCGATTTCCAAGGTATCGCGGTCGTTAACCTTCGCTGTCAAAGGCAGCAGGTTCTGGTTAACCGAAGGCGCGTTGGCATCGTTGGGATCGGCGGGCAAGTTGGCAAGGTACTGACGTGCGGTATTGTCTACACCAGCAGAAGGGCTTACTACCATTGATATTTCCAGCTTTCCTTTGTGAATGTCTTACAATCGGTTTGTCTATTTAACCAGTGTACAATTAGCAGCTGTGGCTTTTTTAGAAATCAAACCAGCTTCCCCCGAAGATCTACCCGCCATCGTCACCCTGGACCGACTGTGTTGGGGGAAGTTTTGGAGTCGCTCTGGCTACCAACAGGAATTGGAAAGTCCGGCAAGCGATTTTTTGGTTCTGACGCCAACTTCTCCCCAGGTTTCTTCGCCAGGGGTGGTGGGGATGGGCTGTTTGTGGTCCGTTGCCGAAGAAGCCCACGTGATTCTGCTAGCGGTGCATCCCCAATACCGCCGTATGGGAGGCGGCCAAGTTTTGCTGTACGGTTTGTTGCTCGCAGCACACCAACGGGGCTTGCAATGGGCTACCCTAGAAGTACGTTCCTCCAATCGGGCGGCGATCGCGCTGTACCAGAAATTTGGTTTTGAAATTTTGGGTAGGCGGCGGCGCTATTATGAAGATGGGGAAGATGCTTTGGTGCTTTGGCGTCCGGGGCTGCAAGCAGAAAACTTTAAGGAAGATTTAACAATTTGGCAAAAATTGGTAAGCGATCGCGCCTTAAGTTGCCAATTGGGACCAAACGATTCAAAATGAAAGGCAAAGGTGAAAAATTCGTGTAAATTGTTACCAAAACTTCAGGAAAATTCTTATCCAATCTACTTACCAACGCGGTCAGACGATCGTGTAAAAAACTGTAAAAAATTTTCGTAGCTGGAGAAATCGATCCCCATATTGGTGCCAATAATAACAGCGAATCCTTTTCTCTATGCTACGATCGAAACACGGGTACGCAGCAGGTGATGGAATTACGCCATGTTTGAACGCTTTACAGAAAAAGCAATTAAAGTAATTATGCTCGCCCAGGAAGAAGCACGTCGTCTGGGCCATAACTTTGTGGGAACGGAGCAAATTCTCCTGGGACTAATTGGAGAGGGAACCGGCGTCGCCGCCAAAGTCTTAAAATCGATGGGGGTGAACCTCAAAGACGCCCGCATTGAAGTGGAAAAAATCATTGGTCGCGGTTCCGGATTTGTCGCCGTAGAAATTCCGTTTACCCCAAGGGCAAAAAGAGTTTTAGAACTATCTTTAGAAGAAGCGCGCCAGTTAGGACACAACTATATTGGCACCGAACATCTTCTTTTGGGTCTGATTCGCGAAGGGGAAGGCGTTGCTGCCCGCGTCCTAGAAAACTTGGGCGTAGACTTGTCTAAAGTACGCACGCAAGTGATCCGCATGCTCGGTGAAACCGCGGAGGTTTCCAGCAGTGCCCCCCAAGGACGCACCAAAACCCCAACCCTCGACGAGTTTGGCTCCAACCTGACCCAAATGGCCGCCGAAGGCAAGCTCGATCCGGTGGTAGGACGCCAAAAAGAAATCGAACGGGTGATCCAAATTTTGGGAAGGCGCACCAAAAACAATCCCGTGTTGATTGGCGAACCTGGTGTCGGGAAAACCGCGATCGCGGAAGGACTCGCCCAGCGCATTGCCAACAAAGATGTGCCCGATATTCTCGAAGACAAACGGGTCGTCACCCTCGATATTGGCTTGTTGGTCGCCGGTACCAAGTATCGGGGCGAATTTGAAGAGCGGTTGAAGAAAATCATGGACGAAATCCGCTCCGCCGGCAACGTCATCTTGACCATCGACGAGGTACATACCCTCATTGGTGCTGGCGCTGCGGAAGGAGCCATCGATGCCGCCAACATTTTGAAACCAGCCCTCGCTCGCGGCGAACTGCAGTGCATCGGTGCCACCACCCTCGACGAATACCGCAAGCACATCGAACGGGATGCTGCCTTGGAACGTCGCTTCCAGCCAGTCATGGTCGGCGAACCGACCGTGGAAGAAACCATTGAAATTCTCTACGGTCTGCGGGAACGCTACGAACAACACCACAAGCTCAGCATCACCGATGCAGCACTAGAAGCAGCAGCTACGCTCTCCGACCGCTACATCAGCGATCGCTACCTGCCCGACAAAGCCATCGACCTCATCGACGAAGCCAGTTCCCGGGTACGCCTGCTCGAATCCCAACTGCCTCCCGCTGCCAAAGAACTTGACCAAGAACTGCGGCAAGTGATGCGGGATAAAGACGACGCCGTGCGATCGCAAGATTTCGACCGTGCTGGCGAACTGCGCGATCGGGAAATGGAAATCAAATCCCAAATCCGCTCCATCGCCCAAAGTCGCAAAGCCGAAGGCAACGAAGACCGGGAAGCCCCCAAAGTAGACACTGAAGAAATTGCCCACATCGTCGCCAGCTGGACCGGCGTTCCCGTGAACAAGCTCACGGAAACCGAATCCGAAAAACTGCTCAACATGGAAGACACCCTACACGAGCGGTTGATCGGACAGGAAGAAGCCGTCAAAGCCGTTTCCCGGGCCTTACGTCGCGCCCGCGTCGGCTTGAAGAACCCCAACCGACCCATTGCTAGCTTTGTCTTCTCCGGTCCCACCGGCGTCGGCAAAACCGAGCTCACCAAAGCCCTGGCTTCCTACTTCTTCGGTTCCGAAGATGCCATGATTCGGCTGGACATGTCCGAATTCATGGAACGCCATACCGTCTCCAAGCTCATTGGGTCGCCACCGGGATACGTCGGCTACAACGAAGGCGGTCAGCTCACCGAATCGGTCCGCCGCCGTCCTTACACCGTGGTCTTGTTCGACGAAATCGAAAAGGCCCACCCCGACGTCTTCAACATGCTGCTGCAAATTTTAGAAGACGGTCGCCTCACCGATGCCAAAGGTCGCACGGTTTCCTTCAAAAACACCTTGCTAATCATGACCTCCAACATTGGTTCCAAGGTCATCGAAAAAGGTGGCGGCGGTTTGGGCTTCGAGTTCGAGGAAAACGCAGCCGATGCCCAGTACAACCGCATCCGGTCTCTGGTCAACGAAGAAATGAAACAGTACTTCCGACCTGAGTTCCTCAACCGTCTCGACGAAATTATCGTCTTCCGCCAGCTCAACAAAGAGGAAGTCAAAGAGATTTCCGAAATCATGCTGCGGGAAGTCTTCAGCCGCCTCACCGAGCAAGGCATCGAACTGCAAGTCACCGACTCTTTCAAAGAACGTCTGGTGGACGAAGGTTACAGCGAAACCTATGGAGCACGACCCCTACGCCGTGCCATCATGCGTCTGCTAGAAGATGCCTTGGCAGAAGAAATCCTCTCCGGTCGCATCAAAGAAGGCGATACGGCCGTTGTGGATATTAACTCCGAAGACGGTCAGGTGAAAATTACGCCTGCCGACAATCCCGAAGACCAACAGGAACTGCTTCCCCAAGGAGCTGATTCCTAACCAAATTTCGCCAAACTAGCGAATAGATAGCAAAAGGGCAGTCCCAGAGACTGCCCTTTCATTTTTTGTACCGAAAAGATAGCGTTATATGAAATCCGATTATATAGATCGCAAGCTATAGGGGCAGTGTCCCCGTGCCTGCTCTTGCCAAAAAATGTAGTTTTACTGGTCAGGTTTGGTATGAAATGGAGCGTTTAAAATTCTACTTCAATCGGGGGAAAAACTTGCCTGGGGAACTACCCAAACAGGCTCGATCGCTTTTGGGAAATATGTAGCCTGAAATACAGAAAAAATCCCCCTAAAAATCAGAAAGGGTACCGACGACTGGCCGCGTTTCGTCTCGGTACCCTATCTGGTTCGCTCCTCACACTCACTTATAGAATATACAGGAAAAAAACGGGATTTGTCCATCCCCCTCGGAAATTTTTTGGATTTTCTACCAGCGAAACCGCGATCGCAAGAGAAAACTAGAGTTCCAGAGGCGTTTCTGAGTGCAAATACGCCCCCAAAAAAAGATGTAGCAACCGATGAATTGCAATAACTAATCCAATTCTAGCTTGCGCTAAATATAAATTATCTGTGCGCGTTTCGTCAAAAATGCGACATTGGCTGTGGAACCGGCAAAATGCCTCGCTCAAATTGCCGACCAGCTTATGCCACGGCGGGGGATGTCGCTCCGTACAGTTCGCAGCATCGGTGGTGGCGACAAGGTAAAAGAGAGCTTGTTTTTCAGCTGGCAGGGTTAGTTGTAGCATTTGATGGGGATTCAGCCAGGGAAAGGGGTGGGGAGATCGTACTTGCCATAGAAAAGGATTGACACTGGGATGGGGATTTTTTAGGGTAATAATCGCTTCCCGATGGGCAAGACGGATGAGAGAGCAACAACGAGCATGGCTGTATTGGAGAAAAAAGATATCTGCGGCGGATGGTTGGTTTTTCCTCGGGGATGGCATTGGTGTTTTACCGCTTGACAGAAAACCATCCTGAGTTAGTTGCTGCAGCCACTCTGCTATGGCTTCATCGCCAACGACAATACTCAATAATCCCGATGAAACCACCTCCACCTGCAACCAGTTGCTACAATGGGAAGCAGCTATCCGTGCCGCCAATTTTTGGGCGATTTCTGGCGGTGGAAGGGGGGACAATTTCCCTAGGGAAAACGCGATCGCACTTAGGTAGATGGTCTGATGGAACTGTTTGACCTGCTGTAGGGGAATTTCCGCTGGTGAAATCGATAGATTTTGCTTTCGACTCTGCCATTGGGAAATCGCTTCACTGGCTTTTTGGTGTAGGTAGTTTTGCAACCAAGATTTCAGGGAAAACAAAGCAATTAACCCGTGAGGAAATTGTTATCTTCCCAAAAATAGCACTTTTTAGGCAGTCTTGAATTCATGTATTTTTCAGACAAACAAGATACATTCAGCGAAACCGAACCAACAGAACAAACTGAAAAAGAAGAGAAAGAAGAAAAAGAAGAAAACTATTTTGATTTTTTCTACGACCAACCGGGTAGCATCCCAGGAACCCTGAGCATCGAAGCCGATGCCGCCCCACCGAAAATGCTTTTGCTGGAATACGATGCCCAACGCCTCAATCGCCGACGCATTGAAACTCCAGAAGAATGCCAGTCCTATTTAGAATCCGATGCGGTTACTTGGTTGGATGTGGCTGGCTTGGGCAGTGAAGCCATTTTAAAACGTTTGGGAGAAGTTTTTCAGTTGCATCCTTTGGTGTTGGAAGATATTGTCAATGTTCCCCAACGACCCAAAGTAGAAGTTTACGAAGATCGGATTTTAATTATTGCCTGGATGGTGATGCTCAATCCCGAAGAACGGGGATTTTTTACCGAACAAGTTAGTTTTGTGGTAGACAGCAACTATTTGCTTACCGTTCAGGAAGAACCTGAATACGATTGTTTTGCACCAGTACGCGATCGCATTCGCAGTAACAAAGCCAACTTGCGGAAACAGGGAACCGATTTTTTAACCTACGCTTTGCTAGATGCGGTGATTGACGGCTTCTTTCCTGTTTTAGAAGAATACGGAGAATATATCGAAGAATTGGAAGAAGAAGTGGTCAATCAACCCAGCCAGCAAACTTTAGAGAAAATTTATCAAATTCGCCGGGAATTAATTGCCTTGCGTCGCGCTATTTGGCCCCAACGCCATGCCATTAACAAGTTAATTCAATCCAGCCAGCAAGACAATCGCGATTTGCTGTCTAAAGAAGTGCAAATTTACTTGCGCGATTGCTACGACCATGCTATACAGGTGCTAGATTTGGTGGAAGCGTATCGGGAATTAACTTCGGGTTTGATGGATGTCTATTTATCCGCCATTAGCAACAAAACCAACGAAATTATGAAAATTTTGGCGGTGGTTTCCACGATTTTTATTCCGCTAACCTTTGTAGCGGGGATTTATGGCATGAATTTCAACCCCGACGCTTCTCCTTGGAATATGCCGGAGTTAAACTGGTATTGGGGGTATCCCACCGTGTTGGGAGTGATGGCTGCGATCGCTGGGGGGATGATATACTTCTTCTACCGTCTGGGATGGTTTGGCGAGATCGACTCAACTCGTCAAAAAGAAAAGTTGAGAAAATAAGAACAAATCCATTCTAGAATTTTAGATTAGCAACCATTGTTCCCTTTCTTTTCCCAAATAAAAAAGTAGTGATAGGGGTGGAGTTTATCTTGATATTCTTCCCGAATTTTTAAGCCGGACTTTTCTAAAGAACTGACCAGCCGTTGTTTGGGATATTCTTCTATCCAGTTCTCTGATAAATTTGCAATAAGTAATCGGGGTGTGATTGTAGGGACACTTCACGAAGTACTCTTACCACGGCAATTAGAAAACCCCGGAAAATTATGGTTTTTCAGAAATGGTATAAGGCTGATAGAAAATTGTGGGGTGTTAAGCATTTACTGCACGGATTAACAAATGAAATTCTGCTGTAGACTTATGGGGAAGAACCCCCTGTGCCTTAGCAAAAAGAACCTGTAGTTACCCGCAAGTTCGGGGGAGGGCGGCAGCCAGGAGTTTTAGAGGGATTTAATCTATTCAATAAGAATTTTCTCGGAAAGCCTCTGCCAAAAACTCCTGATGCAACAAACAGCGATCGCGGTAAGCTTCAATTTGAGCGGCAGTCAAAGCTTCCCCATTGGCGTAGTGTTCCAACCAAGCCTGAGTCATTTCCTGGGCATCTTCTGGTAAGGCTTGCAATTCCCACCCCGGCACTTCAAAGTCTTGCATGAATTGGGTGACCTTGGGGTCGTAGCTAATGGCAAAACAACGACAAGCGGCGGCAGATGCCATTAAAAGTGCGTGAAAACGCATACCAATCACCATTTCCACCCCGTTGTAAATCCCCTTGAGTTCTCTCGGGTCTTCCCAATCTACAATATGACTGCTATCGGGAAGTTGCGGTTGGATGCGTTCTGCGATCGCACGATCTTGGGACTGTTGGAACGGTATTAATAAAATACAAGTATCCGTCGCCTTCTGAAAAGCAATCAAAGCCTTAACAATTGTATCCAGACGCGGCGGAGTTAACGCTCGATGCGATCGCAGAGTCACTGCCACCCGCGGTGCCGGCAAATCCGCCAAATGCTTGGCTGGTTTCTCCTGCAAAGCCCAAACCGGGTCTGGTGCCAAAGTACAATTAACTTGCCATTGCCGCAGCAGTTCTGCCGAAGCCACATCGCGAACGCTCACCGCCGTACACCGAGAAAAGGCGCGCCGGGTCAAATTTCGTACGAAGCGACGCTGTAGGGGTCCAATCCCTTGCCCCCAAGCAATGGTTTTTAATCCCATCCCCTGCGCCAAACCAACAATACCAGCGTAATACAAAGGACTGCGCCAGCTGGTGGCATCTTGGAACAAACTGCCGCCACCCAAAATCAACGCATCTGCCTGACGCAAAGCTCGCCAAACCAACCACGCCGACATGCGATCGCAAGTTTGCACCCGGTAGCGTCTGCGCGTGCGAACGGGCTCGGCCGATAGAACCAACGGTACCACATGCTGGGGGAGCATTTGCAGCAAAGACGCCAACAAAGCCTCATCCCCAGCATTTCCCTTTCCGTAATAACCGCAAATCACTGCTTTGACCATAGCCTTCCCGTTCGGATTTTCTCAAGTGCCTGTTATAGAAAATCACCATACCATCAACCAGAAATTTCACCAGCGCACCAACAACGATAATATAGAAACAATAGATACAATATTATTTCCATAGTTTTTCCATGAACGCACTTTCCATTCCCACTTGGATTATTCACGTCTCCAGCGTCATTGAATGGATGGCCGCCATTTGGATGGTGTGGCTGTATGCCGATATTAGCGGCGAGAAAACCTGGCGATGGCTGTCAGCAGCCATGTTTCCTGCCTTGGTGAGTGCCATGTGTGCCTGTACTTGGCACTTTTTCGACAATTCTCCCTCCCTTGCTTGGTTGGTAAACCTGCAAGCCACTATGACTGTAGTGGGTAATACCACCCTGTGCATCGCTGCTTGGTTGATTTGGCGAACCAGCAACCAACGTTCTCGGCAACGTTCCCAAAGTCGTAACTAGCAAGGTTTATGTTTTCTAAAGATAATCTATTTGCAATTTCCTTGTTTCCCTACCTAGGATTTTTGTGGTTTTTGACCCGTTCCGGCCAAACACCTAGATTGGCATTGGTGGGATTTTATATGACCTTGGTGTTTGTCGCCGTCACCATTCCCGCCGGCATCTACGCCAAAATGCAATACGGAAAAGCCTTGGCTAATGTAGACTGGTTACATGGTAGCGCCGAGGTGTTTTTAACCCTGGCGAACATCTTAATTGTTTTGGGATTTCGCCAAGCGGTTTTGGAGGCTCGGCGTAGTAAATAAAGTATGAAGAGATTTTAACGTGGTGGCTTTCGATCCCCGAGCGATTTATGGTTAACTCCCCTTCTCCCGGTCAAGACAGTCAAAATGCTTCTCCGTCAGTTCCCCTTTCCGTTTATCGAGAACTGGCGGCGGAACTGCAGAATACCAGAGCCATGGTGGAGTCTCTGAGGTCAGAAAACCAGCAACTGAGCGATCGCAATCAAGAATTGGTCGCTCACAATCAGAAGTTACAAGCCGAAATCCAAAAAACCGTACGTTC is part of the Geitlerinema sp. PCC 9228 genome and encodes:
- a CDS encoding DUF2499 domain-containing protein, encoding MNALSIPTWIIHVSSVIEWMAAIWMVWLYADISGEKTWRWLSAAMFPALVSAMCACTWHFFDNSPSLAWLVNLQATMTVVGNTTLCIAAWLIWRTSNQRSRQRSQSRN
- a CDS encoding DUF3593 domain-containing protein, producing the protein MFSKDNLFAISLFPYLGFLWFLTRSGQTPRLALVGFYMTLVFVAVTIPAGIYAKMQYGKALANVDWLHGSAEVFLTLANILIVLGFRQAVLEARRSK